The nucleotide window CTTACTAAGAGAGACGTATACTATTCACAATCCTTCAGTGTTTGACTGGTTTCACTTCACCTACCATCACCTCTTGATACCCAACAAATCACCTAAGCAGCAATTCCTGAAGTACATatttatcaaatttaaaaaaaaatactagaaaaaaCTGAATTCCATGAGTCAACATTTAACTATCAGCATATAATTAATTTCACAAGTAAACATAAATGTTCAAACTTGTTTATATGtgtaaacaaaacaattttagcCAACTTCAATGTGCATGATTACAAGTTACTGGGAGGGTGCTGGAAGGGTTAGACATCATCCAAATCGACTTTTAAAATTGTGCGTTTGGGTGCTGGAAGTGTTAGACATCTACCAGCACCTCATATGCAAAATTATACGAGTGACTCAAAATAAGCTTCAGAGTTCTTTTCGAACCATAACTAAGAACAGTTATCTCTTGTAGACATAAATATGCACATAATGTATACCATGTACTCCATATCATTGGTATGATTGTAGCAAAGGGGGTGGTACAATTATTCCATGTTGGGTTTAAACATTCATAAAGTTCAAATATGAATCATTCTCAATGTATAAAGATATATCTTCAAATCAATAATAGAAGTAACTGTGCAAACAGTAAGCAATCAAATCTTTCATATTCCAGAAAAAATAGTTGTTCATTTGGAATTAACCAGTTCTCTACAAAATTCAGTTGTAAGGTGATAGTTACCTCTATTTGGTTGTCTACTGGTAACATTGTAACTTCCAATATAGCCCCCAGAACTTTTGGCGCTGATGTCTGCAGGTAAATCACCCAGGCCGTAACCAAATGTGCTAGAACCATCTAGCTCAGGACTGGTAGAGCGCCAAGTTGAGTCACCATAAACTGAATCACTATGGTACAAGTCCCCATAAGACCCCTCATAACCAACGGTTGATGTGGGAAATGATGATGTTGGGGCAACCCCAGTACCACTGTTTCTTCCGTATCCTCCTCCTCCCAACCCAAAGCTGCTTTCTCCACTACCATAACCACCGGCACTAGTATATCCAGAAGCACTGCCTCTACTTTGAGTTGAAAAAGAATTAGGGCCCCAATTTGAATCATTATTTCCTATAGCAACTCCAAAGCCCCCATTTTCAGAACTCAAGTAACCCCCAGTACTGGCAGGGTTTATGTTATTGTTGATGCCACTGTTTGCCCAGACATTCCGATTAGTTGAGCTTACTACAGAACCGCTCCTTCCATTACCTGCATTATATCCAATAGGGGTAGCATACCTGTTTGAATTGGCATTATAATAGGGGCTCAACATCCGTGCATATCCTAGACTATTGCCAATGTTGGAATTCCCGCCATAGGTTGGGCTCAATCCTGGCTCTAAATTCATACCCAGTCCATATCCAGTAGTGCCAAATGGAGACAACCCGCTACGACCACTAGAAAGTGGATTGAACCTTGTATCCATACTGATGCCGAAACCTCCAATTGGGCTCATATTATAACCCTGAGCATAACCGTTAAGCAAACCACTGGTCCTACCTGGACTATAGTTGTATCCTATCAGAGGGCTCCGGGTGGGCCCTGGAGATAGCTCCTTAGGGACTGCCCTCTTGACCTCAACCATCTTACCATTGAGTTCATGAAATGTTTTATGCAGAACTCTGTCAACTGCCTCCTCCGAGTCATAAGTGATGAATCCGAAGCCTCTTGGCCTTTGGGTGTTGTGATCATACATTACTACAACATCAGTGACTGTACCAAATTGATCAAAGTACTTCTTAAAGTCACTCTCAGTGACTGTGGAGGCTAAACCTCCAACAAAAATCTTTCTCGTGCGTCCAGGACCAGGGGAACCATGAGCAACCCCAGTTCTGTTTAAAATGTTCTGATCCTCCTTAGGAACAGCCTTCTTTGCTTCCACCTAAGattgaaaacagaaaactGAGCAAAACTATTGGTGCCATCTTGAATTCGTGTAGCCGTAAGTGTCAACTTTCCTTCAATGCAGATTCCAAATAACTAAATTGCATTTTGAATTGATTGATTCAAATCTAGAGAGAGATATAGTCATGTTTGAAATACGAtcctttttaaaaatggaAGGTTATACGACATATTTCAGTATTGCAACTAAGATCCTATAACGAAATGGAAAAATACCAACTAAGTCCGTGATGCAAAAAGATAGTTGTGATACTCACTGTGCGGCAATCGATCATGTGCTTATCCATAATGACTCTTTCTGCAACTGCAGGATCCGCAAAGACAACGAAACCAAAGCCACGAGCACGACCGGTTGCACGATCCCTCATGATCACAGCCTCCACCACCTCTCCATATTTCCTGAAATATTCTTTGAGCCGTTCCTCATCTGTGTCCCAGGAAATCCCGCCAATGAAGAGCTTGCCAAGATCTGGTTCCATCCTTTTCTGTAACAAACAATGATAAATTCAATAACCCAATTCAATTCAACTGAAAACAACACTTGCAAAGATATACAATTCAATATCAGTTGAAAATCCAGCAAAGaaatttcataattcaatTGGAAAGCCTAAAGCTTTATCATTGGAGCCAATCCTGTATTGTCAAATTACATGGATGGTCCACAATCATATACTTTGACAAACTTCAAACGACTCGATATTGAATAGAAAATGCGAAACAAAGAGATCCAAATGTGGATAAAAGCAAGCAAAAACGAAAAGCCATTACCTTGTCTAAAATTCAGACAGAACCCAGATAGTGCTCTGATTGAAACAACAATTAGGAAACGTCAAATTCAATCTTGGAACATCAGATCCTTCATGAACCAATCAGAACAACAAAACGAATTTCCTAACAACCccaacaaatgaaaattgagCAGAGTTCTCGTGGATCAGAGACCCATGGAAGAATAATTCAAAAGAagatcaacaaaaaaaaaaaaatcaaaaggatgAAAAGTTTACCATTCGAGGAGGACCCAGATGAGAAAATGATAGAAACTAAGATCTAACCAGTGGAATATATGTAATGAAAACAGAGGATGTGGTGGTCATCCTCTCTATACACAGGCTTTATTTCTCCCTTTTCTATTCTATCTTTCGTGGCTATTCCACTTCCTCccttatatatttaaatataaaaaaagaaatagaatttgAAGCTCAGATAGATAGGTAAGGgacaatttttataaatagacTGACAATCCACTGGTCTAAGAATATTTGGAGGAGCCAAGGAGAGATGACAGCGGATGTTTCTTTTGctagaagaaataaaaaagggttttcatttttgttcttttaatatttggACAATTTTTACCACACCTTTAATACAAAGCAATTCAAATACCGTTATCAAGTAGCTCTTAATTTAgtggtatttttctttttaatattaacGTACGTCCCGATTACAAATCTCTAAATCTCCATTCATCCTAATTTCGAATCCCTAAATCTCCattcatgaaaaagaaaaaaagcagtTCAAATGCAGCTGCTTAACTAGTTGAATTTGGATTGCAAGTTAGCACAAACACTAACATTAGACCTTTGCACCTTTTAGTCTTTGAAACATGCTGTTCGTTTTTTAGCATAAAATGTCTACAATAGTTGTTTGACAAAATTGCCCATGTGAAAGGTTTTCAACGGATctttaatgaccaaattaagtAAATTATGCATATACCTTTTATGATTCAATAATATTGGATCCAAATTGGATattacagtcccgatctcttggaccacaggagttcaaaagattgtggtcacccaccgttggatattaatccaatagttcaaaaaagtttcttaaaaggagtgcaagagtgagtgaaccgttgaatttacatccaacggtgagtgaccacaaatctcttggacccctgtagtccaagagatcatgaCTGATGGACATTAACTTATCacaatttcttatttattatgaATAAATAAGATCTCTATGGTTTCCAGAcatgaacaaataaaacatcATCACATTGGTTGGAATATGAAAAATACGTGCTTCaagtgttttttaaaatttaacgAGTTTTCAGAATAAATTCACATTTCCAAAAATTACGGTGTGATCGTAAGTCAAATGTTgacaataaccaaaaaaaatattagaattgcCAACGTGTGTATGAACCTTACTTGTCAAAGCGCCAACGCTACCATGATAACAAAATAATGGAAAATATGCTTgtacattttcaattttgtaaaGCAAAATTGTTCCTTTCGCATTGTAGCTTGCAGACTTGAAGTGAAAACGAAAAATCAGTAGGTATTTTTTACTTCAAGTTGAAGCCAATTTGTTTTTACCATTATGAACCCAACAAAATATAGAGGTTGCAATTTGCCTATGCACTTGAGAGTTGAAAACTGTAAATGCTGAATAGTAGCTTCCCTTCAGGAGCTGCTCTTGTAAGACTTGCAAGCATGAATGTTGAGGTTGaaatttgttccttttttcatCATTTATCTTACTCCCATCATTTCTCCCAAACTGGGCAAACTGTGTAGTAGCTAGAGCCCTGGATTTTTTAACATTCTGGGTCTCAAATTCTGTTCCAAACAGTTGCATGGAAAAGCAAAATTAGAGCAAAGATTCTTCATAAATTGTCATTTTCAAGTTGCAGATTAACTGAAGTATGGAAATGTCACCCCTTGTGGCCCATTTTGTTCTTGTGTGAGTTAATTGTGGAGCATTAGGACCACATGCAATTACATTGTTGTGCTTTGTGATTCTCATAGAAGAAAAATCTATAGGTggggagagtgagagagagagagagagagagagagagagagagagagagagagagaaaacaaagcataTCCTAATTTATGCATGGATGATGGACTGGAAGAAAGGATAAGAGTCGGCGTGACCACACAGAAGATCAGCCTCACgatcaaaaacagaaaatccatttgctattgaaaagttgaaaacccataaaattagaTACAAACAGAAAGGTGGCATTTGCATATAGAGACGGGACAGCAGGTTGACCATCTGTTCAACCAGATTGAGTTAAATAGAgaccacaaaagaaaataaagttaaaTGTAACAAAATTTGTTTATGTGTAACAtgtaacaaaattaaatctcAGCTAACTTCAAAGGATTAAAAGCAATTACTCTTGCAGTTGGAGTCCTGCACTCGAATTCCCCCTTtctcaatatcgcttgtatcgGTAAAACATTGACCAACTTCATCAATATATATCAACTTCAAAAGTTGTACGTTTGGAACACTAAAAGGAATTTTGAGGCTCCCTACCATTTTCACAAAGCAAATATATAGAGAAATGTAATTGTCAATGatatgtaaaaaataaaaggagcTGTTATtggtacaaaaaaaaaaaaaagaagtcatTTTGagctatttatttatttatttttgtaaaaacaactaaaatactattGGACTTAcccaaataattaataaatttcaattttgaagtGAAATAAAGAATTCAATTTCGACTTTTCCAACATAGTGCAAGTAGAAAGCAATCTGTTTTGGAAATTTCCCtatgtttgtttctttcaCAAAAGATATTCTCCAAACATTGTTcaccaaattatatataatttaactataaggaaaaaaaaaacaaaaaaatattttatttgaacaaCTCTGTTGGAATGGTTAGACTGATAGTATACGCATAAGATTAAATATTAACAGATATGTTTCACCTAATTTGGTTTGGGAAAAGAATTAGTTTGGGGAAATAAATAtacctataaaataaaaaccagtGGTTTcgtagaaaataaataaataattgatgtCTCATATAGATTTGCATCTACCTCAGTCCATTggattcaaattgaaattataacAAGTGCCGAAAGCTTTTGATTCACCATTTTAGGATTGAAAGttagatattaatttttatgatGTATTATAAAATAGATACCTTTACGTTAAATCATCGGTATATCAAACGTACACAATAATTTTTCATCCTCGTAGAAGCTGCTTTCGAGTAGTTGCATAATGGCAAAGAACATTATTGCATGTGTACTTAAAGAGGAAGAGCAGGTAATTAAATACAATTTAGAAGTTAACATAATACAATTTAGGGTATCAATTCAGGAACATGATCATTGTGGAGTGTTGTTTTTTAAGGGAGGAATAGTGAAGGATAAGGCAGAAGTGGGAAGATGATTTCACATGAAAGGTTGGATGTAGGACCCACTGGTATTTGGCTAGTGGGCCAATAAATTAACTGATGATGAGTTGCCTAAATGCCTGCCTGATCCAAGCTGGAGGCGTCAAATCatgttattaataaaatgtgtttttaaagaaaaagaaaatctaatAATGACATATGATATTGAAGGCAAATATAGCTGTACACTCAGAATAATGAGAAACAAGAGCCTTCAATTTTGAGTTACTCGCGTTATAAACTAAAACCTTCAAAAGATAATTCTATCAGCACTcccaaattttaataaaatcttTTATTGTAACTGTTCTTTCTTTTAcgagtatttttatttaattataaaaggacggaggatttgaatttgaatatcTTTCAAGatggaaaagagaaatatgtctAAACTAGGAGGTGGaagattaaaattaaaattactaTTAAATGGACTGACCTTTAATACTAAAaacatttgtaatttaaaaaaacaaaatttaaaaatagaaaataaaattatagtaaatttatctttttccttGAAACTCATTTGTTCTTACCTACAATCCATCACgttatttttctataaataaaactttgaATTTTATAACCCGATGACTGGGATCCACCTAAGTCAATTACCTAATTAAGctacaaatttaatttattatattttttagatTCTAAAAATACACCTCATTACAGTTTACTTTTCCTCAATTAATTGTgttgatttattattatactattgactttatttttcaattaatttggtgtaatttaatgtttaatttttttcaaatttgtgaCATTTAAtgttcttatttgttttttttttttttttacaaccaatttagtttctttgtgttcttttggagtgagattttttttttttttttgcaatatatatatatatatttggtaaatacaatattttcaaatttttttggtaaatacaatacattcatttttttttggtaaatacaatatattcaattttatttttcttttggagtgTCATTTAATgttcttatttgtttctttgacaACCAATTTAGTTTCTCTGTGTTCTTTTGGCatagattttttattatttacaatATATTCAATTTTCATTCCATCACTTGTTACCAAttctctttaattaaaatttcgTTTATGGATTAATGCACACTTTCTttagattcaaaattattatgtacttattttaaattgtatttttaaataaaattaaatcatTATACTTAAAAATTTAGGTAAATTAATATGCATAGTCTTAGCGAAGAACATAAAAGAATTATAAGTAAATAATTTACTTATATAATCTAGGTAAATTAGGACCTGAAATATATAGGTGCATATAGGTAAATAGTTTACCTATATATTTTTACCTATCTAATATAGGGTAAATGTacctatctttttttttttaagtttaagaaatatgtacctattttttctaCATAAATATGTCCTTATCAAATTACCTATCATGTATTAGACatgctggttttttttttttgggcatgtATCACCATAAGTTTCCAACAAACAAGTACCTGATCAATACTTTTTtgggaataaaaataatttatattaggTAGATTTTACCATTGTTTGTTTcgctataatatttttatatgtattaggttatttatgtatattGGTATGTGtccattaatttatttttgattaAAACGTTTTTTATGCTCAAATCTTGGAGAACTGCCATTAAGTATTTAAACCCAGAAAGAACAGGTTCAAaaaagggagactttggaaaagcccaaaggagagagaaaatttttaaaagaagtaaaaatggacaaaattgcccttatttattttttgatttcataaGAAATCcattacatttgcatgtctttggtttgaaagttgagaggttattccgtcttttttgaaaaagctttggctttttccaaaagtgaaagtttttttatgggtaaaacctaaatttactttcaaAAAATAAGTGCCCAAGAATAGGTtccaaaattcaaagaaattaaatataaatgctAAAAATAAGGGATTTGACAAATAAGGTAGATGGCATGGTctgtaattattttataatgcTAGGATAATTATGAACCtatattcaaattttggtttttcataGAAGTTGAAAAATAGGCAAGTTTATGTCTAGAATATAAGAATTACAAGGGCCTATTTTGGGCTGTCCCGAAGATAATTTCTGGATGCTGATATGTTGACAATGTTAAGTGACCAAATACAACCcagaaagcaaagaaatgtcccaagcatcataatatggctTGTTAGTCAAGATCATAGATGAGGAAGCCTCACGCCAATGACTTGGGCTGCctttatatatgatatatgatATATGATATATGATATATCAATTGTAATTGGGACTTTTCTTCAGGCTTCTTCTACCATGTCCCTTTCAGTACATGTCATAAATCTTGGAAGAGAGTAGGTTTTCAATCTTAACAGTTTTTATCAAGTACATTGTcttcaataaaaaagaagtaacaattaaaaagttatataataaaaaagggtTTTTTCATGATTcgatataaaaaattaactgGTAACAAAATGAGATGTAAGATTTACATTTATATTGAATTACCTAtatttcaattgtaaattATCGTTGTATTCTTCGATATAAAACTCGCATATTATGACTTATAAGTATTGTATCGAGCCACATACACCAATAGCTTTTGCTTCGAAAACTACTTAATCAAATCTTGCTCCAAGTTGAAGTTTCTCATGGCATATGCTGTTTTCAGTATTTAGGATGGACTCCCAGTACAATATGCGAGGGGTGAAATTTGATTGCTGAGCCACTTGAGTTCCATGTTTCCGTCTTCTTGTTGATGCACATATTTAACCAGCTTTTGAATGACTGCTATTTATTGGTTGGTCTGATCTTAAATGGATGGTGACTCTCCAACTTCAGAAAATATTATCCTAAATAAATACATTGATTGATGGTGGGCCAAAATAAGCCTTATGAAAAAGCTATTTTACTTATGCAACCTTGGCCACATGTAGCATGGCCCAAAAACCACCATTTACAAAAGTGGCATTCCCTAGTCCCGTGTAAGCTCAAAGCTATGAGTAGACAAGCTTAATGCAGCAACTTAGGTGGTTGTTAGCAACTAATCACTTTGCACTTTAGATTCTTCATTTTGCAGAATTGGTATCTAACAATGATGTTAAACCTCCTcgattgaattttattttatttattttcaaaaggaGGTCCAAATTTGAAACATTTTCTAATATTGAGAAGAGAAGTACCACTAAACTAATAGGTAGTCGGTGTATTTAACTGAAAATTTGGAAGCTTTACTCTCTTATTAATAATTGTGTGTGGATTTCCAAACTTTTGGTCCAAGCCCACAAGTGGAAGGGcccatttatttttccttaaaaGGGGTTGTCCGTCTCTCTTCATTCACTCTCATTTTTTGTCTCATTTTATGTAAATTGTGACTCTCTTAATTCATATAGTGGAAACACAAAAGCTATCGACCGCGGATGTAATCACATTATGTCGTGCTTGTGTGATTTGAGGGTTTCACCCTCCTTGATCAAGTTTTAGCATTAAcaattaaccttttttttttttttctttttctttgtagcTATATACACATAATATAATTACGTAGTAAGCACTTCTGAATATGAATATGGATCAACTATGGTCTGCTTGTATTATACACAGGTAGTCTTCGATTTGCGATATATATGCAAAGATGCATGACCGTGAAATGCAGCTTGACATGCTCATAAGTTTGTAGTGTACCTAATAAATACATTGGCtgctgcatttttttttatctagcAGTAGGAAATACACAGATCATTTATACTCAACGGGCTACTTCTTTATGCAGAATGTAGAGAAAAGGCTTGTGTGATCATctacaatccgatatcgacgtAAGCGAAAATATGCATACAAAGTAAAACCTTCAACTAGTAATTTGATCCAGGACTGTCCCAGGTCTCAGGTATGATGGAGTGAAGCATGCAGCAGTTGTCTTGATAGGTGCCGCACTCGGTTGTGCAATCCGATGAATTCGAATTGTCATGCATAACCTCTTCAATCCTCTCATAAACTTCTGCCACAGTTGGCCTGTTTGTGGGGGAAGCTGATACACATTTTAGGGCAATGTTGAGCAGAGGAAAGGCCCATTCTTTTGCAGCTTTAGCAACCTCCTTGTCAAAAACCTCTCCTGTCCATTCTTCCTTAACCATGGCAGTGACCCACTTAGGAAGATCTATACCAGTTCCTTCCACTGTTTTGCCTGTTAACAACTCCAGAAGGATCACTCCAAAGCTATAAACATCACCCTTTTCTGATAACATTTTCTCAGGGGCTGTGTAACCATTGGAGGAAATGACACATCCTTTCTTGGGGTCGAAGAATCTTGAAAACCCGTATTCGCTAATTAGGGGTTCCCCGTTGTCATCCAAGAGGATATTTGAGAGCTTGAGATTCCCATGAGGGATGCACTCATCAGATCTCTGATATATGAAGGCTAGGCCCCTTGCAATGCCGCGCGCTATGGATAGCCGAACCCTCCATGGAAAATCCCTCGTACCCTCTATGTAGCCTGCAGATAATCAAAGGCATGCATAATCAAAATGTAGGAAGTAAATAAGGGCCTTGTAAATTCTAAGTGATTCAAAATTTATGAGAAATATATGTATTTGCCCTCACTTAAATTCaaagtttccttttattttgcatAAATCTATAGGTTGTTTTGGGTTGTGAATAAAAGCCAAAAGAATGAATGTTCTGTTtgtgtatgtgtatatattgATTAGTTGATGCATTGCAATGTATAGAAATATTTGATCTCAACTTACTCTCAAGCAGGTTTAGCAGACTTCCATTGGTTTGAAACTTGTAGATCAGAAGTTTTTCTTCATTGCTAGAATTGTAACCAATAAGAGGTAGAATGTTTGGATGCTTTAGGTTCCCTATCTGTCTCATTGTTTGGCCAAACTCCTCAAAGGGTACCTGCAATTTCTTCAACCTTTTGACTGCGTATAGAGCATTGTTCTTGAGTATTACCTTGTAAAGGCTGCTGCGAAAGGTCTGGTTTCTCAAGTCAGCTGTGGCTTCAAGGAGGTCCTCCAATTTAAAGCTCTCGTGTTCTTCAACAAAGAACACAAGCTCTGAGCAATTTTCTAATggcttctcttcctcttgaaTCTTAGGAAGAGGCATTTTGTGTGGTGAGTCTCGAAGCGACTTCATAATCTCCCTATCTGCAGCTAACTTCGCCGCCTTCCTCCCTGCAAAGTATGTGAACAAGAGAAAGAAGCCAATCCCAACAACTAATGGTATCATGAACTTGTATCTCTTGTACCACGATTTACCGGGAGGTTTAGGATTCCCAATAGTTGGGCTATCTGAGGCTGCCATTATGGTCACCGACTCCATAGCCTTTTCCTGGTTTTTCAAGGCATCATTTCTCTGCAATCTCCTTGATTTCTTCACATATGTATAATGCTGAAATTCCTCTTTCAAAAGTGGGCTGGTGGTAGTAAAATGATTGTCAGAAATGTCCAATCTCCTTAGATCTTTCATTTTACTCAGAGCCTTTTTAGGTATCCTCCCACTCAAAAAATTGCTCCTTAGATTCAAATAGGTTAGCCTTGTGCAGTGCACTATTGAGTTAGAAATAGTTCCCCGGATTTGGTTTCTTGCTAAGCTAACATATTGAAGATTTGGGAGCTTACATAGTGAATCTACATCAAGTATGCCCCTAAGATTCAGATTTTCAAGCCTGATTTCCGTTACTGAGGTACCCTGTGAGTTGCATTTCACACCCTTCAACTTATGCATGCAGGGATTTCCCCGCATAGGCACATTGTAGCCAATGCTGAGTACATGTTGAGGATCAACAGCTCTAATGAATTGCCGCAAAGCTTCAAATTCTGATGACTCATCGCCCATACATACTGCGATCGAGAAGGAAAAAACCCCGATGCATATCAGCCCCTTCAAAAGCAGATTGAAACATCTCCTGCCCAGCATTTTTGTTGGCTCTACTTCTTTGTTGGACTCATCAGAAACTGATGAACCGAGATAAACTacggtttcttttttctttttcacttttttcccAAAAGTCTTGAAGGCATCTCAAAGCAAGTATATAGGCTTGCAAATTACTATGTCAGATGAGGACATGTTTTGTATACTACAAAGTTTCATAAGTATTTTCTTCAATGTGTGAGATAACCAATGTTTAGAAGTGTTTGTTAATTCGTTATGTTCAATGCGATATCAAAAccattacaaaataaaacaaatttgactAATTCGTGAGCCACAAAATTACATGAACCGGTTGGTTTGCTGCTTATTGTTGTGGTACAGTCATTTCAGTTGGAGGACTAGAAGTTCAGGGCACTAAGTATGTTGGATGATACATTTTGACGGGTATGTCTATAATCTATCTTTGTAGAAATGATTAATTTATGGTAATGactgttatttatttttggtttttggcttTAGGGAAGTCAAGTGGTTACATAGTTTATACGACCTCATAATTAATTAGGGGCCAACATAGATAGGGTGTGGGTAAAAATCAATGTTCCGGAGCTACCAAGATTAGGTGGATGGTCCAAAACATAGGAACCAAAAAGTTTTGTATAAGTACATAAAAACAACCTATAAGTTGGATATCTcaatgaagaaaaacaagagacAAGACAGTCAACAATGAGGTGGGGCTGGGCACTGATGAGtagattttatattatatattgaaCCATATTCTTAGTATGttttgattaatatttgagaagaattttgatactttgaattatattttcacTATAGGACTTTCGATTTTCTCTGGAGCAAAATATAATCAAATGGAcgaattttggagtaattctAGTTGGAGGGCGTTCGCgagtcacttagcttgatcgtattgaaatttcagatttttctattaagcggttattttctgacaataaaataaaagagcaGTGTGCGGTGCTGGAATAGTGATGTTTTGGGATTTTATTGCACTTTGAAGCCAAAAATGACCTCGGATTGGTTTGTGGCCTTCTGGAGAAGCGTTCagaatgtttttatttttaaaacaagctatcttgggcctgatttggaggagatttgagaccaaaacgtggctgggcAGTTTAAATGCAGATTCTCCTAgt belongs to Prunus persica cultivar Lovell chromosome G4, Prunus_persica_NCBIv2, whole genome shotgun sequence and includes:
- the LOC18780102 gene encoding heterogeneous nuclear ribonucleoprotein 1 is translated as MEPDLGKLFIGGISWDTDEERLKEYFRKYGEVVEAVIMRDRATGRARGFGFVVFADPAVAERVIMDKHMIDCRTVEAKKAVPKEDQNILNRTGVAHGSPGPGRTRKIFVGGLASTVTESDFKKYFDQFGTVTDVVVMYDHNTQRPRGFGFITYDSEEAVDRVLHKTFHELNGKMVEVKRAVPKELSPGPTRSPLIGYNYSPGRTSGLLNGYAQGYNMSPIGGFGISMDTRFNPLSSGRSGLSPFGTTGYGLGMNLEPGLSPTYGGNSNIGNSLGYARMLSPYYNANSNRYATPIGYNAGNGRSGSVVSSTNRNVWANSGINNNINPASTGGYLSSENGGFGVAIGNNDSNWGPNSFSTQSRGSASGYTSAGGYGSGESSFGLGGGGYGRNSGTGVAPTSSFPTSTVGYEGSYGDLYHSDSVYGDSTWRSTSPELDGSSTFGYGLGDLPADISAKSSGGYIGSYNVTSRQPNRGIAA
- the LOC18778787 gene encoding probable inactive receptor kinase At5g53320: MGDESSEFEALRQFIRAVDPQHVLSIGYNVPMRGNPCMHKLKGVKCNSQGTSVTEIRLENLNLRGILDVDSLCKLPNLQYVSLARNQIRGTISNSIVHCTRLTYLNLRSNFLSGRIPKKALSKMKDLRRLDISDNHFTTTSPLLKEEFQHYTYVKKSRRLQRNDALKNQEKAMESVTIMAASDSPTIGNPKPPGKSWYKRYKFMIPLVVGIGFFLLFTYFAGRKAAKLAADREIMKSLRDSPHKMPLPKIQEEEKPLENCSELVFFVEEHESFKLEDLLEATADLRNQTFRSSLYKVILKNNALYAVKRLKKLQVPFEEFGQTMRQIGNLKHPNILPLIGYNSSNEEKLLIYKFQTNGSLLNLLESYIEGTRDFPWRVRLSIARGIARGLAFIYQRSDECIPHGNLKLSNILLDDNGEPLISEYGFSRFFDPKKGCVISSNGYTAPEKMLSEKGDVYSFGVILLELLTGKTVEGTGIDLPKWVTAMVKEEWTGEVFDKEVAKAAKEWAFPLLNIALKCVSASPTNRPTVAEVYERIEEVMHDNSNSSDCTTECGTYQDNCCMLHSIIPETWDSPGSNY